In one window of Photorhabdus laumondii subsp. laumondii DNA:
- a CDS encoding helix-turn-helix domain-containing protein: protein MITLDELLEKRSPESRRRIAKKVDEMKREIRLYQIREARDVPQTELAVVLGIKQPTVAKMEQSDNDL from the coding sequence ATGATCACACTTGATGAATTGCTTGAAAAACGCAGCCCTGAAAGCCGCCGTAGAATTGCTAAAAAAGTTGATGAAATGAAACGGGAGATAAGGCTTTATCAGATCCGCGAGGCCCGTGATGTTCCACAAACTGAGCTGGCAGTTGTGCTTGGGATCAAACAACCAACTGTTGCTAAAATGGAACAGTCTGATAATGACCTTTAA
- the waaB gene encoding lipopolysaccharide 1,6-galactosyltransferase has protein sequence MKKIFIIYHDLFLNGYGGVETVCSNLINLIGRANIEIDFIFISLNKKNRIENRDWLSHAQYISLTPSNDESRPDIACELSLILERFHPEILISLDTTSCNIARLSCEKINFPVKTYSWLHTSIRNPTSQKIKDLCCADEHLVISSGLRDQMLSFGIKTDKLHLIFNPIKMNSFIIPQPKHIARFLYVGRILAYKSKNLTELFLALSQLHGHWELHIVGSGDDEVYLKELSSQLNISNNIIWHGWKNQPWEFVMDNIKEVSAFILTSKYEGFGMVLAEAISYGIYCISSDCQCGPGDIINDFNGELYKSGSIPELSEKLQLIIDEYKIRDHQAIKNSIAFLYEDNFLLRITKALPVLAQI, from the coding sequence ATGAAAAAAATATTCATAATATACCATGATCTTTTCTTGAATGGATATGGTGGGGTAGAAACGGTATGTTCGAATTTAATAAATTTGATTGGCCGTGCCAACATTGAAATTGATTTCATTTTCATATCTCTGAATAAGAAAAATAGAATTGAAAATCGTGATTGGTTATCTCATGCTCAATATATCTCCTTAACGCCAAGCAATGACGAATCTCGCCCGGATATTGCATGTGAACTGTCCTTGATATTAGAAAGATTTCACCCCGAGATTTTAATAAGTTTAGACACAACATCTTGTAATATTGCTCGACTTTCCTGTGAAAAAATTAATTTCCCGGTAAAAACTTACTCTTGGCTGCATACTTCCATTAGAAATCCTACCTCACAAAAAATTAAAGATTTATGCTGTGCCGACGAGCACCTTGTAATTAGTTCTGGTTTAAGAGATCAAATGTTATCCTTTGGAATAAAAACAGACAAGCTTCATCTTATTTTCAATCCTATCAAGATGAACTCTTTTATCATTCCTCAACCAAAACACATAGCCAGATTCTTATATGTTGGCAGAATTCTTGCCTATAAGTCAAAAAATCTAACTGAACTGTTTTTAGCGCTTTCACAATTGCATGGTCATTGGGAGTTACATATAGTAGGTTCTGGTGATGATGAGGTTTATTTAAAAGAATTATCTTCACAACTTAATATAAGTAACAATATTATTTGGCACGGTTGGAAAAATCAGCCTTGGGAATTTGTGATGGATAATATAAAAGAGGTGTCCGCTTTTATTTTAACCTCAAAATATGAAGGCTTTGGCATGGTATTAGCGGAAGCAATATCTTATGGTATCTATTGTATAAGTTCAGATTGTCAATGTGGCCCGGGTGATATTATCAATGATTTTAATGGTGAACTTTATAAATCAGGTAGTATTCCTGAGTTGTCTGAAAAATTACAACTCATTATTGACGAATATAAAATAAGAGATCATCAAGCAATAAAAAATTCTATTGCCTTTCTTTATGAAGATAATTTCCTGTTAAGAATCACTAAGGCTTTACCTGTATTAGCTCAGATCTAA
- a CDS encoding nucleotidyl transferase AbiEii/AbiGii toxin family protein has product MSSHVNFNAIVDEVIEQDRLANLRPVVEKELLHYDILFCLSKDGLLKEITFQGGTSLRLCYGSNRFSEDLDFAGGRGFCSADLSRIKECIEKYLGVRYGLEVTVKEPNELRNKPEYAEVKVDKWQISVTTAPERKDLPKQRIKIEIANIPAYTNTPRSLIRNYSVLPDGYADLLVSVETLPEIMADKLIAFPATTSQIRYRDMWDLLWLSQQNTTPDIELIKRKVSDYQLDNFEELLQARIDSIEIIVASGHFHNEMRRFIPAPIYDRSVGQEAFSTYLTTSLKELLTTVKKSLYSSGDNSIPFKL; this is encoded by the coding sequence ATGTCTAGCCACGTTAACTTTAACGCCATTGTTGATGAAGTCATTGAACAAGACAGACTGGCAAACCTGAGGCCAGTTGTAGAAAAAGAACTGTTGCATTATGACATCCTGTTTTGTCTTTCTAAGGACGGTTTACTCAAGGAGATTACCTTTCAGGGTGGTACATCGCTAAGGCTCTGCTACGGCTCTAACCGATTTAGCGAAGATCTGGATTTTGCTGGTGGGCGTGGTTTCTGTTCCGCTGATTTGAGTAGAATCAAAGAGTGTATCGAGAAATACCTGGGTGTACGATATGGGCTTGAGGTCACGGTAAAGGAACCGAATGAACTACGAAACAAACCGGAGTATGCAGAAGTAAAAGTGGATAAATGGCAAATATCCGTCACTACTGCGCCTGAACGTAAAGACCTGCCAAAACAGCGCATAAAAATAGAAATCGCCAATATTCCTGCCTATACAAACACCCCCCGTTCATTGATAAGAAATTATTCAGTGTTACCCGACGGATATGCTGATCTCCTTGTGTCTGTCGAAACCCTGCCTGAAATCATGGCCGATAAGCTGATAGCATTCCCTGCTACTACATCTCAAATTCGATACCGCGATATGTGGGATTTATTATGGTTAAGTCAGCAAAATACGACACCAGACATAGAACTCATTAAAAGAAAAGTATCAGATTATCAGCTTGATAACTTTGAGGAATTGCTTCAAGCCAGAATCGACTCGATTGAAATTATTGTTGCTTCTGGTCACTTTCACAACGAGATGAGACGATTTATACCCGCACCTATATACGACAGAAGTGTAGGACAAGAAGCATTTTCCACCTATTTAACGACGAGCCTAAAGGAGTTGTTAACCACTGTGAAGAAAAGCCTGTATTCTTCAGGAGACAACTCCATTCCATTCAAGTTATAA
- a CDS encoding PIG-L family deacetylase, with product MIHLFLSPHLDDAALSAGGLIHKLVSENQKVIILTFFTEYDKDLTSHYSHSAHNDNIYSFIKLYSKRANEDIAFCNKLSVIPIHGKILDCIYRTDQYGEPMYKNSAMIYTGQIHKSDDASDMAQELIDKILLNYQPDYIYAPLGIGRHVDHIIINNLVPNIKGSRKFKILLYEDFPYVLGEYPIINPDSLESALLRNNKFDKRAILVDIDLKEKAQNILFYESQLEPLFDNKSNILISLEKYHRTINEIKVQERFWLIR from the coding sequence ATGATACATCTATTTCTATCACCTCATTTAGATGATGCAGCTTTAAGCGCTGGCGGTTTAATACATAAATTAGTTTCAGAAAATCAAAAGGTGATTATTTTAACATTTTTTACTGAATATGATAAAGACCTGACATCTCATTACTCACACTCTGCACATAATGATAATATATATTCATTTATAAAACTTTATTCAAAGCGAGCTAATGAGGATATTGCTTTTTGCAATAAATTATCAGTGATTCCAATACATGGTAAAATTTTAGATTGCATTTACAGGACCGATCAATACGGTGAACCTATGTATAAAAATTCGGCCATGATTTATACTGGCCAGATACATAAATCAGATGATGCATCCGATATGGCTCAAGAGCTAATTGACAAAATATTGTTAAATTATCAACCTGATTATATCTATGCCCCTTTGGGGATAGGTCGACATGTAGACCATATCATAATAAATAATCTTGTACCTAATATAAAAGGTTCACGTAAGTTTAAGATATTGCTTTATGAAGATTTTCCCTATGTTTTAGGTGAATACCCTATTATTAACCCTGATAGTTTGGAAAGTGCTTTATTAAGAAATAATAAATTTGATAAGCGTGCCATATTGGTGGATATTGATTTAAAAGAAAAAGCACAAAACATCCTATTTTATGAGTCTCAATTAGAACCTCTATTTGATAATAAATCAAACATTTTAATTTCATTGGAGAAATATCATCGAACTATTAATGAAATAAAAGTGCAAGAGCGTTTTTGGTTAATTCGATAA
- a CDS encoding type II toxin-antitoxin system RelE/ParE family toxin, protein MFIVKYHDEAEQEIKSLPAKVGVKLVRLIGKLEKDPRSLREPDTKHLGNGLYEIRTMGGDIARGLWVYQTGKQIYILQVYIKKTQKINPSEIALAFRRLEEMKHEEI, encoded by the coding sequence GTGTTTATAGTTAAGTACCATGATGAGGCCGAACAAGAAATTAAGTCTTTGCCAGCAAAAGTAGGGGTAAAACTTGTAAGGTTGATTGGAAAGCTAGAAAAAGATCCTCGCTCACTACGTGAACCGGACACAAAACATTTGGGAAATGGTCTTTACGAAATTCGAACAATGGGGGGAGATATAGCACGCGGATTATGGGTATATCAGACAGGAAAGCAAATATATATTCTGCAAGTTTATATAAAGAAAACACAAAAAATCAACCCAAGTGAGATAGCTTTAGCATTTCGCAGATTGGAGGAAATGAAACATGAAGAAATATAA
- the abiEi gene encoding type IV toxin-antitoxin system AbiEi family antitoxin, which yields MDMLTAINKLDEFSKMGRAVFLLQDLEVIFADETSRTLQKSIDRLIKAGLLLRITKGVYVYTRASIGSYPLETIAKNIRRGEYNYISLESALSQYGFISQIPIDRLTIMSTGRAGEFKTPWGVIEITHTSREPSEILKATLESRGPLRIAKKETALRDQKRVGRNMHLVQLEELNYV from the coding sequence ATGGATATGCTCACAGCAATTAACAAATTAGATGAATTCAGCAAAATGGGAAGAGCCGTTTTCCTTTTACAGGATTTGGAAGTCATCTTTGCTGACGAGACTTCTCGAACATTGCAAAAATCTATTGATCGCCTCATCAAAGCCGGACTGTTACTTCGCATTACCAAAGGGGTTTATGTCTATACGCGGGCCAGCATAGGAAGCTATCCCTTGGAGACTATCGCCAAAAATATCCGACGAGGCGAATATAATTACATCAGCCTGGAGTCAGCTTTATCTCAATATGGGTTCATCTCACAAATCCCAATCGACCGCCTGACAATCATGTCTACTGGCAGAGCTGGAGAGTTTAAAACACCGTGGGGAGTCATTGAAATCACCCACACCAGCAGAGAGCCTAGCGAAATTCTGAAGGCAACATTAGAAAGCCGTGGCCCCCTGCGTATCGCAAAAAAAGAGACTGCTCTGCGTGACCAAAAAAGAGTGGGGAGGAATATGCATTTAGTTCAACTAGAGGAACTCAACTATGTCTAG
- a CDS encoding helix-turn-helix domain-containing protein produces MKKYKTHSEILAEMMKDSEFKAAYEAEERKERLQETLAEWRKFAGLTRAQVAERMGVTPPTVTKMENNVTKASIETLVRYAQACGIQNPQITL; encoded by the coding sequence ATGAAGAAATATAAGACACATTCAGAGATTCTGGCAGAAATGATGAAAGACTCTGAATTTAAAGCCGCTTACGAAGCTGAAGAACGTAAAGAAAGATTGCAAGAAACACTTGCAGAGTGGCGTAAGTTTGCTGGACTGACTCGCGCGCAAGTCGCGGAAAGAATGGGGGTTACGCCGCCAACGGTGACGAAAATGGAAAATAATGTAACAAAAGCTAGTATAGAAACATTAGTGCGCTATGCGCAAGCCTGTGGTATCCAGAACCCACAAATTACGTTGTAA
- the malM gene encoding maltose operon protein MalM, translating into MKTKLLSCCLSAVLCSTFPLIGYATPITATQATITAKTTTKQDIVAPSLSITALQKLSWQPINTSDTQTIILNAASQHLNEGEIQGPIAAFALPANRGSLDITLSSLVQDKQVYVPNVLVLDQGLRPAAFYPSSYFPYERPGVMSTDRLEGTLKLTPALGQQQIYVLVYTTRTDLQKSTQMVDPAKAYAQGVGNAVPAIPDPVARHTQTGTLKLKVRSEQNASNITIGQVFSSPAQEPIIVGPTQAIVTPSTLQKVKPVLSDTERYFSDAIKKEISNGNIDKALKLLDEAERLGSSTARETFINSIKNKG; encoded by the coding sequence ATGAAAACTAAACTGCTCTCATGTTGCCTTAGCGCGGTACTCTGTAGCACATTTCCTCTTATAGGATATGCAACGCCCATTACCGCAACTCAAGCAACTATCACAGCTAAAACAACCACAAAACAGGATATTGTCGCCCCGTCCCTCTCGATAACAGCATTGCAAAAACTGAGCTGGCAACCGATTAATACCAGTGATACTCAAACCATTATCCTCAATGCAGCATCTCAGCATCTTAATGAGGGAGAGATTCAGGGGCCGATAGCCGCATTCGCGCTGCCGGCAAACCGGGGCTCTTTGGATATTACCCTGAGCAGCTTAGTACAAGATAAACAAGTTTACGTGCCAAATGTTTTAGTCCTGGATCAAGGGTTACGCCCCGCCGCATTTTACCCGAGCAGTTATTTTCCCTATGAACGTCCGGGGGTTATGTCCACCGATCGGCTGGAAGGCACACTAAAGCTAACACCAGCACTGGGGCAACAACAAATTTATGTACTGGTCTACACCACCCGTACCGATTTGCAGAAATCCACCCAAATGGTTGATCCGGCCAAAGCTTACGCGCAAGGCGTCGGTAATGCCGTTCCCGCGATTCCCGATCCCGTTGCCCGCCACACACAAACCGGTACGTTGAAGCTGAAAGTGAGATCGGAACAAAACGCCAGCAACATCACGATTGGTCAAGTCTTCTCAAGTCCAGCACAAGAACCGATCATTGTCGGGCCAACACAAGCCATCGTAACGCCGTCTACGCTGCAAAAAGTCAAACCAGTCCTGAGTGATACAGAACGTTATTTCAGTGATGCAATTAAAAAAGAAATTAGCAATGGCAATATCGATAAGGCACTCAAATTGCTGGATGAAGCGGAGCGCCTTGGATCTTCAACGGCACGAGAAACATTTATCAACAGTATCAAAAACAAAGGGTAA
- a CDS encoding aminotransferase class V-fold PLP-dependent enzyme, with protein MLYADVASTSWPKSQEVKDMINMYLDTLGVTPGRSLSQQSKKVTELVEECRHEFIEQTKLNGHGTVIFNSGATYSLNECLKGTLKPGDNVITTHLEHNSVLRPINHLKDIGVSSQFIDVTDGEIDMSHLAFLLKNKKTKLLVIHSCANTIGTFCNIDEIGKLAHLYGAMVLVDGSQSFGSQVMDLSKGNIDYLVFSGHKSLGGVSGIGGYFILDNGFSHNELIQGGTGVLSRLTTQPTGIPYKYESGTQNTIGILSLLASIRRLKKIGVENIQNQLQTLRTTLIDELSQLKKIKLICKHQVGLPTILFTVEGYHPGEVSYILENKYNIITRPGLQCAPLAHKKFGTYPDGAVRVSLDTTHTTEDILKIKSALVNITEENYRENTDN; from the coding sequence ATGTTATATGCGGATGTAGCTTCTACTTCATGGCCAAAGTCACAAGAAGTGAAAGACATGATAAATATGTATTTAGACACTCTTGGGGTAACTCCAGGGCGATCTTTATCGCAACAATCTAAAAAGGTTACGGAACTCGTTGAAGAGTGCCGACACGAATTTATCGAACAAACAAAATTAAATGGACATGGGACAGTAATTTTTAACTCAGGAGCAACATATTCACTCAACGAATGTCTAAAAGGTACACTTAAGCCGGGTGATAATGTCATTACTACCCATTTAGAACATAATTCAGTCCTTAGGCCGATAAACCATTTAAAAGACATTGGGGTAAGTAGTCAATTTATCGATGTGACAGATGGTGAAATTGATATGTCGCATTTGGCGTTTTTATTAAAGAATAAGAAAACTAAGTTATTAGTGATTCATAGTTGCGCCAATACTATTGGTACATTTTGTAATATAGATGAGATAGGAAAACTGGCACATTTATACGGCGCGATGGTTTTAGTTGATGGTTCACAATCTTTTGGTTCACAAGTAATGGATTTATCGAAAGGTAATATTGATTACCTTGTTTTTAGCGGACACAAAAGTTTAGGTGGAGTATCAGGTATTGGCGGGTACTTTATTCTTGATAATGGATTTTCTCATAATGAATTAATCCAGGGTGGGACAGGTGTATTATCAAGATTAACAACGCAACCAACGGGAATACCATACAAGTATGAATCAGGAACACAAAACACTATTGGCATACTTTCATTGCTAGCGTCTATCAGGCGTTTAAAAAAAATTGGAGTGGAGAATATTCAAAATCAATTACAAACTTTGCGTACAACTCTTATAGATGAGCTATCACAATTAAAGAAGATCAAATTGATCTGTAAACATCAAGTTGGGTTACCAACAATTCTTTTTACAGTAGAAGGTTATCATCCCGGAGAAGTCTCTTATATACTAGAAAACAAATACAATATTATTACCCGTCCCGGATTGCAATGCGCACCGTTAGCGCATAAAAAATTCGGGACTTATCCTGATGGCGCTGTTCGGGTTAGCCTTGATACGACGCATACAACGGAAGATATTTTAAAAATAAAATCTGCCTTAGTTAATATCACTGAGGAAAATTATAGAGAAAATACTGATAATTAA